Proteins encoded within one genomic window of Sphingomonas sp. NBWT7:
- the gltB gene encoding glutamate synthase large subunit, whose translation MIDQRTYLATHGMYRPEFEGDACGVGMVAATDGKPSRRVVQSAIDALKAVWHRGAVDADGKTGDGAGLHVDLPVRFFDDAIALGGHKVLPNRLAVGMVFLPRTDLGAQETCRTIVESAIIEAGYTIYGWRQVPVDVSVIGMKAQATRPEIEQIMIAGPLPDEVDAAEFEKNLYLVRRRIEKRVIAAQIQGFYVCSLSCRSIIYKGLFLAESLSVFYPDLTNKRFESRIAIFHQRYSTNTFPQWWLAQPFRCLAHNGEINTIRGNKNWMLSHEIRMASIAFGEHSEDIKPVIPAGASDTAALDATFEAICRSGRDAPTAKLMLVPEAWQSDVADDMPPAHAAMYQYLASVMEPWDGPAALAMTDGRWAVAGMDRNALRPLRYTQTADGLLIVGSESGMVVVPESTIIAKGRLGPGQMIAVDLAEGRLYHDRAIKDRIAAEADYAGMIGNFAAIDDLPPAPASDVPRYDRAELARRQVAAGQTLEDMELILSPMVETGKEAIGSMGDDTPLAVISDKPRIISQFFRQNFSQVTNPPIDSLRERYVMSLKTRFGNLANILDTEDSRERVLVLDSPVLTSSHWARLKAYFGRAAAEIDCTFEANGGPEKLRAAIQRIRNEAEQAVRQGKSELFLTDEHIGPERVAIAGVLAAAAVHTHLVRRGLRSYASINVRTAECLDTHYYAVLVGVGATTVNAYLAEAAIADRQARGLFGDLALDECLKRHRKAVEEGLLKIMSKMGIAVISSYRGGYNFEAVGLSRALVNDFFPGMPAKISGEGYASLHVNAKDRHDAAFDEAVVNLPIGGFYRQRHTGEAHAYSAQLMHLLQTSVSTDSYSTYLQFSRGVGDLPPVYLRDLLQFNFPSEGVPVDQVEPITEIRKRFITPGMSLGALSPEAHETLAIAMNRIGAKAVSGEGGEDKVRYQPYENGDNANSVIKQIASGRFGVTAEYLNACDEIEIKVAQGAKPGEGGQLPGFKVTEFIAKLRHATPGVTLISPPPHHDIYSIEDLAQLIYDLKQINPRARVCVKLVSSAGIGTVAAGVAKAHADVILVSGHVGGTGASPQTSIKYAGTPWEMGLSEVNQVLTLNGLRGRIKLRTDGGLRVGRDIVIAAILGAEEFGIGTLSLVAMGCIMVRQCHSNTCPVGVCTQDPRLREKFVGTPEKVINLMTFIAEEVRDILARLGVRSLDEVIGRTELLRQVSRGAEHLDDLDLNPILAKVDATDAERRFTLSTFRNEVPDSLDAQIIKDAAAVFSRREKMQLTYSVRNTHRAVGTRLSSEITRTFGMSALNDDHVTIRLRGSAGQSLGAFLCKGITLEVFGDANDYVGKGLSGGVIVVRPAVSSPLASQENTIIGNTVLYGATSGALYAAGQAGERFAVRNSGATVVVEGCGANGCEYMTGGVAVVLGGVGQNFGAGMTGGMAFVYDHDDSFARRANPESITWQRLASTYWTGVLRSHIERHARVTDSKWARGILEDWERAVGRFWQIVPREMLTRLPHPLDDAPAMEAAE comes from the coding sequence ATGATCGACCAGCGCACCTATCTCGCCACCCACGGTATGTACCGCCCCGAGTTCGAGGGCGATGCGTGCGGCGTCGGCATGGTCGCCGCGACCGACGGCAAGCCGTCGCGCCGCGTTGTCCAGTCGGCGATCGATGCGCTGAAGGCGGTGTGGCACCGCGGCGCGGTCGATGCCGACGGCAAGACCGGCGACGGCGCGGGGCTCCACGTCGACCTGCCGGTGCGTTTCTTCGACGATGCGATCGCGCTTGGCGGGCACAAGGTGCTGCCCAACCGGCTCGCGGTCGGCATGGTGTTCCTGCCGCGCACCGATCTCGGCGCGCAGGAGACGTGCCGGACGATCGTCGAGAGCGCGATCATCGAGGCTGGGTACACGATCTACGGCTGGCGTCAGGTGCCGGTCGACGTGTCGGTCATCGGGATGAAGGCGCAGGCGACGCGCCCCGAGATCGAGCAGATCATGATCGCCGGTCCGCTGCCCGATGAGGTCGACGCCGCCGAGTTCGAGAAGAACCTCTACCTCGTCCGCCGCCGGATCGAGAAGCGCGTCATCGCCGCGCAGATTCAGGGCTTCTACGTCTGTTCACTCAGCTGCCGCTCGATCATCTACAAGGGGCTGTTCCTCGCCGAGAGCCTGTCGGTCTTCTACCCCGACCTGACCAACAAGCGCTTCGAGAGCCGCATCGCGATCTTCCACCAGCGCTATTCGACGAACACCTTTCCGCAATGGTGGCTGGCGCAGCCGTTCCGCTGCCTCGCGCACAACGGCGAGATCAACACGATCCGCGGCAACAAGAACTGGATGCTCAGCCACGAGATCCGCATGGCCTCGATCGCGTTCGGCGAGCATTCGGAGGATATCAAGCCGGTGATCCCGGCCGGCGCGTCGGACACCGCGGCGCTCGATGCGACGTTCGAGGCGATCTGCCGCTCAGGGAGAGACGCGCCGACCGCCAAGCTGATGCTCGTGCCCGAAGCGTGGCAGAGCGACGTCGCCGACGACATGCCCCCCGCGCACGCCGCGATGTACCAGTATCTCGCCTCGGTGATGGAGCCGTGGGACGGCCCCGCCGCGCTAGCGATGACCGACGGGCGCTGGGCGGTCGCAGGGATGGATCGCAACGCGCTTCGTCCGCTGCGCTACACGCAGACCGCCGACGGCCTGCTCATCGTCGGGTCGGAGAGCGGCATGGTCGTCGTCCCCGAATCGACGATCATCGCCAAGGGGCGGCTGGGGCCGGGGCAGATGATCGCGGTCGATCTCGCCGAAGGGCGGCTGTACCACGATCGCGCGATCAAGGACCGGATCGCCGCCGAGGCTGACTATGCCGGCATGATCGGCAATTTCGCCGCGATCGACGATCTGCCGCCGGCGCCTGCGAGCGACGTGCCACGCTACGATCGTGCCGAGCTCGCGCGGCGCCAGGTCGCCGCCGGGCAAACGCTCGAGGACATGGAGCTGATCCTGTCGCCGATGGTCGAGACGGGCAAGGAAGCGATCGGCTCGATGGGCGACGATACGCCGCTCGCCGTCATTTCGGACAAGCCGCGCATCATCAGCCAGTTCTTCCGCCAGAACTTCAGCCAGGTGACGAATCCGCCGATCGACAGCTTGCGCGAACGCTACGTCATGTCGCTCAAGACGCGCTTCGGCAATCTCGCCAACATCCTCGATACCGAGGACAGCCGCGAGCGCGTGCTGGTGCTCGATTCGCCGGTCCTCACCTCGTCGCACTGGGCGCGGCTCAAGGCCTATTTCGGCCGCGCCGCCGCCGAGATCGACTGCACGTTCGAGGCGAATGGCGGGCCGGAGAAGCTGCGCGCCGCGATCCAGCGCATCCGCAACGAGGCCGAACAGGCGGTGCGGCAGGGCAAGAGCGAGCTGTTCCTGACCGACGAGCATATCGGGCCCGAACGTGTGGCGATCGCCGGCGTGCTCGCCGCCGCCGCGGTGCACACGCACCTCGTGCGTCGTGGCCTCAGGTCCTACGCGTCGATCAACGTGCGCACGGCGGAATGCCTCGACACGCATTATTACGCGGTGCTGGTCGGCGTCGGCGCGACGACGGTGAACGCCTATCTCGCCGAGGCGGCGATCGCGGATCGCCAGGCGCGCGGGCTGTTCGGCGATCTCGCGCTCGACGAATGCCTCAAGCGCCACCGCAAGGCGGTCGAGGAAGGCCTGCTCAAGATCATGTCGAAGATGGGGATCGCGGTGATCTCCTCCTATCGCGGTGGCTATAATTTCGAGGCGGTCGGCCTCAGCCGCGCGCTGGTCAACGATTTCTTTCCCGGCATGCCCGCGAAGATCTCGGGCGAAGGCTATGCCTCGCTCCACGTCAACGCGAAGGACCGCCACGACGCGGCGTTCGACGAAGCGGTCGTCAACCTGCCGATCGGCGGCTTCTATCGCCAGCGGCACACCGGCGAGGCGCACGCCTATTCGGCGCAGCTCATGCACCTGTTGCAGACCTCGGTCTCGACCGACAGCTATTCGACCTATCTGCAATTCTCGCGCGGGGTCGGCGATCTGCCGCCGGTGTACCTGCGCGATCTGCTCCAGTTCAACTTCCCGTCGGAGGGCGTGCCGGTCGACCAGGTCGAGCCGATCACCGAGATTCGCAAGCGCTTCATCACGCCGGGCATGAGCCTCGGCGCGCTATCACCCGAGGCGCACGAGACGCTGGCGATCGCGATGAACCGCATCGGCGCCAAGGCGGTGTCGGGCGAGGGCGGCGAGGACAAGGTCCGCTACCAGCCGTACGAGAATGGCGACAACGCCAATTCGGTGATCAAGCAGATCGCCTCGGGCCGCTTCGGCGTGACCGCGGAATATCTCAATGCCTGCGACGAGATCGAGATCAAGGTCGCGCAGGGCGCCAAGCCCGGCGAGGGCGGGCAGCTGCCCGGCTTCAAGGTGACCGAGTTCATCGCCAAGCTGCGCCACGCGACGCCGGGCGTGACGTTGATCTCGCCGCCGCCGCATCACGACATCTATTCGATCGAGGATCTGGCGCAGCTCATCTACGATCTGAAGCAGATCAACCCGCGTGCGCGGGTGTGCGTGAAGCTCGTCTCGTCGGCGGGCATCGGCACCGTCGCGGCCGGCGTCGCCAAGGCGCATGCCGACGTGATCCTCGTCTCCGGCCACGTCGGCGGCACCGGCGCGTCGCCGCAGACGAGCATTAAATATGCCGGCACGCCGTGGGAAATGGGGCTCAGCGAGGTTAACCAGGTGCTGACGCTCAACGGGCTGCGCGGGCGGATCAAGTTGCGCACCGACGGCGGGCTTCGCGTCGGGCGCGACATCGTCATCGCCGCGATCCTCGGCGCGGAGGAATTCGGCATCGGCACGCTCAGCCTCGTCGCGATGGGCTGCATCATGGTCCGCCAATGCCACTCGAACACCTGCCCGGTCGGCGTCTGCACGCAAGACCCGCGGCTGCGCGAGAAGTTCGTCGGCACGCCCGAAAAGGTCATCAACCTGATGACCTTCATCGCCGAGGAAGTGCGCGACATCCTCGCGCGGCTCGGCGTGCGCAGCCTCGACGAGGTGATCGGGCGCACCGAATTGCTTCGCCAGGTTAGCCGCGGCGCCGAGCATCTCGACGATCTCGACCTCAATCCGATCCTCGCCAAGGTCGATGCGACCGACGCCGAGCGCCGCTTCACGCTGTCGACCTTCCGCAACGAAGTGCCCGACAGCCTCGACGCGCAGATCATCAAGGATGCCGCGGCGGTCTTCTCGCGCCGCGAGAAGATGCAGCTTACCTATTCGGTGCGCAACACGCACCGCGCGGTCGGCACGCGGCTGTCGAGCGAGATCACCCGCACCTTCGGGATGAGCGCGCTTAACGACGATCACGTCACCATCCGGCTGCGCGGTTCGGCAGGGCAGAGCCTCGGCGCGTTCCTGTGCAAGGGCATCACGCTCGAGGTATTCGGCGACGCCAACGATTATGTCGGCAAGGGATTGTCGGGCGGCGTCATCGTCGTGCGTCCGGCGGTCTCCTCGCCACTCGCCAGCCAGGAAAACACGATCATCGGCAACACCGTGCTGTACGGCGCGACCTCGGGCGCGCTCTACGCCGCGGGTCAGGCAGGCGAGCGGTTCGCGGTGCGCAATTCGGGCGCGACGGTAGTGGTCGAGGGCTGCGGCGCGAACGGCTGCGAATATATGACCGGCGGCGTCGCGGTCGTACTCGGCGGCGTGGGTCAGAATTTCGGTGCGGGCATGACGGGGGGCATGGCCTTCGTCTACGACCACGACGACAGCTTCGCGCGCCGCGCCAATCCCGAAAGCATCACCTGGCAGCGGCTCGCCTCGACGTATTGGACCGGCGTACTGCGCAGCCATATCGAACGCCACGCGCGCGTGACCGATTCGAAGTGGGCGCGCGGCATCCTCGAGGATTGGGAACGTGCGGTCGGCCGCTTCTGGCAAATCGTTCCGCGCGAGATGCTCACCCGCCTCCCCCACCCGCTCGACGATGCGCCGGCGATGGAGGCAGCGGAGTAG
- a CDS encoding NAD-dependent epimerase/dehydratase family protein yields the protein MTNSVAAGRPRHILLLGGGGFIGRNLAAALREAGHDVTLLGRTARSIDGAVVTALALTATDAILRLIDARRIDTVVHLVSTMLPSSSTAQFEHEQQAVIAPTIALASELAARGVDLVFVSSGGTVYGALPRERAREDDACAPISLYGEAKRQVELALLELHAARGLRLLIARPSNPYGPHQALDGAQGLVSVLLGRVREGRALDVWGDGSSVRDYIHVADLARALRDLIERDVRGTIVNIGSGMGHSLIEVVRTVEAATGRRIALDFKPARAADVPRLVLDVARLRALGMDHARPLAAGVRSYAAELGLAAD from the coding sequence GTGACGAATAGCGTGGCGGCCGGGCGGCCGCGCCATATCCTGCTGCTGGGTGGCGGCGGGTTTATTGGGCGCAATCTGGCGGCGGCGCTGCGCGAGGCAGGGCATGATGTGACGCTGCTCGGCCGGACGGCCCGATCGATCGACGGCGCGGTGGTGACGGCGCTTGCGCTGACGGCGACCGACGCGATTCTACGGCTGATCGACGCGCGGCGGATCGACACCGTCGTCCATCTCGTGTCGACGATGCTGCCGTCGAGCAGCACGGCGCAGTTCGAGCACGAGCAGCAGGCGGTGATCGCACCGACGATCGCGCTCGCCAGCGAGCTTGCGGCGCGCGGCGTCGATCTGGTCTTCGTATCGTCGGGCGGGACGGTGTACGGCGCGTTGCCGCGTGAGCGCGCACGCGAGGACGACGCCTGCGCGCCGATCAGCCTGTACGGCGAGGCGAAGCGGCAAGTCGAACTGGCGCTGCTCGAGCTTCACGCCGCGCGCGGATTGCGCCTGCTGATCGCGCGTCCGTCCAACCCTTATGGCCCGCATCAGGCGCTCGACGGCGCGCAGGGGCTCGTCTCGGTATTGCTCGGCCGGGTGCGGGAGGGGCGAGCGCTCGACGTGTGGGGCGATGGCTCGAGCGTGCGCGATTATATCCATGTCGCCGACCTGGCGCGCGCGCTGCGCGACCTGATTGAGCGCGACGTGCGCGGCACGATCGTCAACATCGGCAGCGGCATGGGACATTCGCTGATCGAGGTGGTGCGGACGGTGGAAGCGGCAACGGGGCGGCGGATCGCGCTCGACTTCAAGCCGGCGCGCGCGGCCGACGTGCCGCGACTGGTGCTCGACGTCGCACGGTTGCGCGCGCTGGGCATGGATCACGCGCGGCCGCTGGCGGCGGGGGTCCGCAGCTACGCCGCCGAGCTGGGCCTGGCGGCGGACTGA
- a CDS encoding undecaprenyl-diphosphate phosphatase: MSDFLTAILLGIVEGVTEFLPVSSTGHLVLATELLGYDPQRWAVFNIAIQPGAILAIVVLYWRTFMAVLAGLAKREPKSIAFVRNLLIAFVPAVALGLAFNDQIEALLENAVVVAWALIAGGVAILVIERLAKTREVSGISGVTTGQSIKIGLVQCIAMIPGVSRSGATIMGAMALGIDRRTAAEFSFFLALPTLTGATVLQLVKHRDAITGGDLQLIAVGALVSFVVALAVVKAFLAVVTRHGFAPFAWYRIAAGATALFMLSGR; encoded by the coding sequence ATGTCCGATTTCCTGACCGCGATCCTGCTAGGTATCGTCGAAGGCGTCACCGAATTCCTGCCTGTCTCCTCCACCGGCCACCTCGTCCTCGCGACCGAGCTGCTCGGCTACGACCCGCAGCGCTGGGCGGTGTTCAACATCGCGATCCAGCCGGGCGCGATCCTCGCCATCGTCGTCCTTTACTGGCGCACCTTCATGGCGGTGCTCGCCGGGCTGGCGAAGCGCGAGCCCAAGTCGATCGCGTTCGTCCGCAACCTCCTCATCGCCTTCGTCCCCGCGGTCGCGCTCGGCCTGGCGTTCAACGACCAGATCGAGGCGTTGCTCGAAAATGCGGTCGTCGTCGCCTGGGCGCTGATCGCCGGCGGTGTCGCGATCCTCGTCATCGAACGGCTGGCGAAGACGCGCGAGGTGAGCGGGATCTCGGGGGTCACCACCGGCCAGTCGATCAAGATCGGCCTTGTCCAGTGTATCGCGATGATTCCCGGCGTCAGCCGCTCGGGTGCGACAATCATGGGGGCGATGGCGCTCGGCATCGATCGGCGCACCGCGGCCGAATTCTCCTTCTTCCTCGCGCTGCCGACGCTGACCGGCGCGACGGTGCTCCAGCTCGTCAAGCATCGCGACGCGATCACTGGCGGCGATCTGCAGCTGATTGCCGTCGGCGCGCTCGTCTCGTTTGTTGTCGCGCTGGCGGTGGTGAAGGCCTTCCTTGCGGTGGTTACGCGCCATGGGTTCGCGCCTTTCGCTTGGTATCGAATTGCGGCCGGTGCGACGGCGCTATTCATGCTCTCAGGCCGATAG
- a CDS encoding complex I NDUFA9 subunit family protein, which yields MKDRLFTLVGGGGFLGRYIAQALLKTGARVRIAQRDPREAFFLRPLGGLGQTQFVAADVTRPDTIARAVDGADGVVNLVGIFAGNLQAVHVDGARTLAAAAQRAGAASFVHISAIGADAEGTSVYARTKGEGEAAVRDAFPAATILRPSTVFGREDEFVNRFAGMIQKLPVVPVLKPETRFQPVFAGDVGETVRVALSDPKTYGGRTFELGGPDVLSMLELHRWIAAQIGRNPSLVPLPDAAGALLASLPLSPISRDQWKLLQRDTVVANGAEGLAALGITPTPLAAVAPQWLVRYRRNGRFAKPSAA from the coding sequence ATGAAGGACAGGCTGTTCACGCTGGTCGGCGGTGGCGGATTTCTGGGGCGCTATATCGCCCAGGCGCTGCTCAAGACCGGCGCCCGCGTGCGGATCGCGCAGCGCGATCCGCGCGAGGCGTTCTTCCTCCGCCCGCTGGGCGGGCTCGGGCAGACGCAGTTCGTCGCGGCGGACGTGACGCGCCCCGATACGATCGCGCGCGCGGTCGATGGCGCCGACGGCGTCGTCAATCTCGTCGGCATCTTCGCCGGCAATCTTCAGGCGGTGCACGTGGATGGCGCGCGCACGCTGGCCGCCGCCGCGCAGCGCGCGGGCGCGGCGAGCTTCGTCCACATTTCCGCGATCGGCGCCGATGCCGAGGGCACGTCGGTCTACGCGCGCACCAAGGGCGAGGGCGAGGCGGCGGTGCGCGACGCCTTCCCTGCCGCGACGATCCTACGCCCGTCCACCGTCTTCGGCCGCGAGGACGAATTCGTGAACCGCTTCGCGGGCATGATCCAGAAACTGCCGGTCGTCCCGGTGCTGAAACCCGAGACGCGCTTCCAGCCGGTGTTCGCGGGCGACGTCGGCGAGACAGTGCGCGTCGCGCTGTCGGATCCCAAGACGTACGGCGGCCGCACCTTCGAGCTTGGCGGGCCCGACGTGCTGTCGATGCTCGAGCTGCACCGCTGGATCGCGGCGCAAATCGGCCGCAACCCGTCGCTCGTTCCGCTGCCCGACGCGGCCGGCGCGCTGCTCGCCAGCCTGCCGCTGTCTCCGATCTCGCGCGATCAGTGGAAGCTGCTCCAGCGCGATACGGTTGTCGCCAACGGCGCCGAAGGGCTGGCCGCGCTCGGCATCACACCGACGCCACTCGCCGCGGTCGCCCCGCAGTGGCTGGTGCGCTATCGCCGCAACGGCCGCTTCGCCAAGCCGAGCGCGGCGTGA
- a CDS encoding NAD(P)-dependent oxidoreductase — protein sequence MTADTMLKFVATPQSYPEKRAAEARADDFREIADRYAIVRAEEQAGRCSQCGVPYCTVHCPLHNHIPDWLRLTAEGRLREAYELSNATSTMPEICGRICPQDRLCEGNCVIEFTGHGAVTIGSVEKFITDTAWEEGWVEPLVPGPARGLSVGVIGAGPAGLSAAEYLRGFGYDVHVYDRHDRAGGLLTYGIPGFKLEKPVVMRRVDRLKAGGIVFHEGFAVGSDATLAELRARHDAILIATGVYKARAIDVPGSDAGSVVEALDYLTASNRKSFGDAVPAFDDGSLDASGKNVVVIGGGDTAMDCVRTAIRQGAASVRCLYRRDRANMPGSQREVTNAEEEGAEFVWLSAPHSFTSGEGAEAVAAVRANRMRLGAPDASGRRAPEVDPGGPVDMPADLVIKALGFDAEALPHLWDAPELGVTRWGTVLVDNKTLMTSLDGVFAAGDIVRGASLVVWAIRDGRDVAASMHQYLKAKAAASPAKEAA from the coding sequence ATGACCGCCGATACGATGCTGAAATTCGTCGCGACGCCGCAGTCCTATCCGGAAAAGCGCGCCGCCGAGGCGCGCGCGGATGATTTCCGCGAAATCGCCGATCGCTATGCCATCGTGCGGGCGGAGGAGCAGGCCGGGCGCTGCTCGCAGTGCGGGGTGCCCTATTGCACCGTCCACTGCCCGCTGCACAATCACATCCCCGACTGGCTGCGCCTCACTGCGGAAGGCCGGCTGCGCGAGGCGTACGAGCTGTCGAATGCCACCTCGACGATGCCGGAGATCTGCGGCCGCATCTGCCCGCAGGATCGCTTGTGCGAGGGCAATTGCGTGATCGAGTTCACCGGCCACGGCGCGGTGACGATCGGCTCGGTCGAGAAGTTCATCACCGATACCGCTTGGGAGGAAGGCTGGGTCGAACCGCTCGTCCCCGGTCCGGCGCGCGGGCTGTCGGTGGGGGTCATCGGCGCCGGGCCGGCGGGGCTGAGTGCGGCCGAATATCTGCGCGGCTTCGGCTATGACGTCCACGTCTACGATCGCCACGATCGCGCCGGCGGGCTGCTGACCTACGGCATCCCCGGCTTCAAGCTTGAGAAGCCGGTGGTGATGCGCCGCGTCGATCGGCTGAAAGCGGGCGGCATCGTCTTCCACGAAGGCTTCGCGGTTGGTTCGGACGCGACGCTCGCCGAGCTGCGCGCGCGCCACGACGCGATCCTGATCGCGACCGGCGTCTACAAGGCGCGTGCGATCGACGTGCCCGGCAGCGATGCGGGCAGCGTGGTCGAGGCGCTCGACTATCTCACCGCGTCGAACCGCAAGAGCTTCGGCGATGCCGTGCCCGCGTTCGACGACGGCAGCCTCGACGCGAGCGGCAAGAACGTCGTCGTGATCGGCGGCGGCGATACCGCGATGGATTGCGTGCGCACCGCGATCCGCCAGGGCGCCGCCTCGGTGCGCTGCCTCTACCGCCGCGATCGCGCCAACATGCCCGGCTCGCAGCGCGAGGTGACCAACGCCGAGGAGGAAGGCGCCGAGTTCGTCTGGCTCTCCGCGCCGCACTCCTTCACGTCCGGCGAGGGAGCCGAAGCCGTCGCGGCAGTGCGCGCCAACCGCATGCGCCTCGGCGCCCCCGACGCCAGCGGCCGCCGCGCGCCCGAGGTCGATCCTGGCGGCCCGGTCGACATGCCGGCCGATCTGGTGATCAAGGCGCTCGGCTTCGATGCGGAGGCGCTGCCGCATCTGTGGGACGCACCCGAACTCGGCGTCACCCGCTGGGGCACCGTGCTGGTCGACAACAAGACGCTGATGACCAGCCTCGACGGCGTGTTTGCCGCGGGCGACATCGTGCGCGGCGCCAGCCTCGTCGTCTGGGCGATCCGCGACGGCCGCGACGTCGCCGCCTCGATGCACCAATATCTGAAGGCCAAGGCCGCCGCCTCACCCGCGAAGGAAGCCGCATGA
- a CDS encoding GSCFA domain-containing protein: MSISPYANRPARTFWKSGVAADLPTRTALYEKRFVIAKTDRIATAGSCFAQHIARNFRQRGYTILDTEPSPPLLSPEDATRFGFGLYSARYGNIYTSRQLLQLLQETFEGRDPGDIVWERGGRYFDALRPAVEPGGLASPEEVLAHRRSHIGKVAKLFRETDVFVFTFGLTETWMDTASETVFPTAPGTIAGSFDPARFQFRNLDYFDVWRDFVAVRRILRAINPAMRFLVTVSPVPLTATATEQHVLAATVYSKSVLRAVAGRAYDVFDDVDYFPSYEIIGTPFMRTNFYSDSLREVADEGVSAVMQAFFAEHGGADAAAPSAPLPAARRGSDRESEGVVCEDMLLDAFGA, translated from the coding sequence ATGTCGATCAGCCCATACGCAAACCGGCCCGCCCGCACCTTCTGGAAAAGCGGTGTCGCAGCGGATTTGCCGACGCGCACGGCTCTTTACGAAAAGCGATTCGTCATCGCGAAGACCGATCGGATTGCCACGGCAGGAAGCTGCTTTGCCCAGCATATCGCGCGCAATTTCCGCCAGCGCGGCTATACGATCCTCGATACCGAACCTTCCCCGCCGTTACTGTCGCCGGAAGATGCGACGCGCTTCGGTTTCGGCCTGTATTCGGCGCGATACGGCAACATCTACACGTCGCGGCAGTTGCTTCAGCTATTGCAGGAGACGTTCGAGGGGCGTGATCCCGGGGACATCGTATGGGAGCGGGGCGGCCGCTATTTCGACGCCTTGCGCCCCGCGGTCGAGCCGGGCGGCCTTGCGTCCCCTGAAGAAGTGCTGGCGCATCGCCGCTCGCACATCGGCAAGGTGGCGAAACTGTTCCGCGAAACGGACGTGTTCGTCTTCACATTCGGCCTGACCGAGACGTGGATGGACACCGCCAGCGAAACGGTTTTCCCGACCGCGCCCGGCACGATCGCGGGCAGCTTCGATCCGGCGCGCTTCCAGTTCCGCAATCTCGACTATTTCGATGTGTGGCGTGATTTCGTTGCGGTGCGGCGCATCCTGCGGGCGATCAATCCGGCGATGCGCTTTCTTGTCACGGTATCACCGGTGCCGCTCACCGCGACCGCGACCGAGCAACATGTGCTGGCCGCGACGGTCTATTCCAAATCGGTGCTACGCGCAGTCGCCGGGCGAGCGTATGACGTGTTCGACGACGTCGATTACTTTCCGTCGTACGAAATCATCGGCACGCCGTTCATGCGCACGAATTTCTATAGCGATTCCCTCCGTGAGGTCGCCGACGAGGGCGTTTCTGCCGTGATGCAGGCGTTCTTTGCCGAGCATGGGGGCGCGGATGCAGCGGCGCCTTCTGCCCCGCTACCCGCGGCGCGCCGTGGCTCGGACCGGGAAAGCGAGGGCGTGGTGTGCGAAGACATGTTGCTGGACGCGTTCGGCGCATGA